DNA from Cutibacterium acnes:
ATCCCACCACGATGAGGTGTTCAGGTACCTCCCGCATCGAGTACACCTGTTTCCATGTAAGGATGCGCTCCCCGTCACAGCGGGCCGCGGGCAGCTCGCGCGGAGTGGTCCCGGTGGCTAGCAGCACAATGTCGGCGTCGATTGTCTCATCGTCGTTGATAACAACCCGATGCAGGTGACCAGGAGCACCTGTCGCCAACCGCGCCCGTCCGCTGATCAGCCGCACTCCTTTGCGCTCCAGTCCGCGGCTAATGTCGTCAGACTGGGCTTGGGCAAGCTGACGCACCCGAAAGTTGACGGCGTCGAGGTCAACCTCGAACGTCTCGGTGTGACGTAATCCGAGCTCAGCTGCGCGGCGCAAGGTCGATGTGACCTCCGCAGTGGCGATGAGGGTTTTCGACGGGACGCAGTCGGTGAGGACAGCAGCTCCTCCGATACCAGTTTCCTCAACGACAGTGACTTCAACGCCACCAGCTGCTGCAACGCTGGCGGCCTCGTATCCTCCAGGCCCTGCCCCAATGATCACCATAGACGTCATGGCGGCATTCTTTCAGTCGCGACGGCTCATCTGTCGACATCGAGAGAAATCTCCGGTGTGAGGAAACCCTCGATTCATCACGCATTTCGACACTGAACACCCCAAACGGCTATCCCAGCTGACGAAAATCGCAGCACATGGCCAGGGCTGGCACTCCCGAAACAGCGAAAACCTCTAGGGTTAACCCCATGACGTCACCGGAGTTCACCGATCCCCAGGCCATCGCCCGCAATGCTGCCGATGCCATCCGTTCCCGCCTATCTCTGACCAGCGTCGACATGGGCCTCGTCCTTGGTTCAGGATGGTCTGCTGGAGTTGATCGCCTGGGCACGACTCTTGGGAGGATCCCGCTGAGTGAACTGCCCGGATTCTTTGCACCTGTTGTTGCCGGACACGGCGGCGACCTCGTAGCCGTGGCCCTGCCCAGCGGAAAGACCGCCGTTGTGCTCACTGGCCGCACTCATTTTTATGAAGGCCGTGGGGTCGAGCCGGTGGTCCACGGAGTGCGCACTGTCGCCGCGCTGGGTGCCACCACGATGATCCTCACGAATGGTTGCGGCGGATTAGACCCGTCGTGGGGCCCGGGAACCATCGTCGCTATTCGTGACCACATCAACCTCACCGGTGCCACCCCGCTGCGCGGCGCCACTTTCATTGATATGTCGACGGCGTGGACCCCACGCCTGCTGGAGGTCACCGAGAGGGTTGCCCCTGGCACTCCAACCGGTGTTTACGCTCAGTTCCGCGGCCCCCAGTACGAGACCCCAGCTGAGGTTCGCATGGCTCGCACCATCGGCGCCGACCTTGTGGGAATGTCAACCGCCCTTGAGGCCATTGCCGCCCGCGAAGCCGGTCTCGACCTACTTGGGCTGTCCCTGGTCACCAACCATGCAGCCGGGGTCACTGATGCCCCACTTGACCATGCCGAAGTTATCGCTGCTGGCAAGCAGGCCGCCCCTCGACTAGCTAGCCTTCTCGCCGATATCACGGCTGCCATCTGATCCATCCCACAGCCCATCGAGGAACCATGACCACCACCCGCCCTGAAAGGCTTAGCCCCGAACTCGTCGCAGAAGTTCAGTCCTGGCTCGACCAAGACCCCGACGAGGCCACGCGCACCGAACTGTCCGATTTGCTCGTCCGCGCCCAGTCTGGTGAAGCTGAAGCCATCGCAGCGGTGAAGTCGGCCTTCGCCGGACCATTGACCTTCGGCACCGCTGGTCTACGCGCGGCACTCGGTCCCGGCCCGTCCCGCATGAACCGAGTCGTTGTCCAGCGTGCCGCTGCCGGTTTCGCTTCCTGGTTGCGCTCCCACAGCAGCCGAGGAGGGACCGTCGTCATCGGTTTCGACGCTCGTCACAATTCTGACGTCTTCGCCCGCGATACCGCCGAGATCATGGCCGGGGCAGGTTTCCACGCCCTGCTGGCCGACTCCCCCATTCCGACCCCGGTGACGGCTTTCGCTATCAAGCATTATGGGGCAGTCGCCGGTATCATGGTGACGGCCTCCCACAATCCTCCCGCTGATAACGGGTACAAGGTCTATCTGGGGGACGGTTCCCAGATCGTTCCACCCACCGACGCCGAGATTGCCCACGAAATCGAGGTCGTGTCTGAAGAGCCCGTGGGTGCGATTGCTCGCGGTGACGACATTGAGTTCATCGGCGACGAGCTCATTGATGCCTATGTCTGTCGCGCCGCCAAGCTGACTACGGCCAATCCCGACGTCACCTGGGTTTATACCGCCATGCACGGGGTCGGAACACGGGTCGTGCGTCGTCTCGTTGAGAAGGCTGGCTTACCCGAATTTATCGGGGTGACCGAGCAGCTCAATCCAGACCCGGATTTCCCGACTGTAGCCTTCCCGAACCCCGAGGAGCCCGGCGCCATCGATCTGGCCATTGCTCAAGCCCGCAAGCACGACGCCGACGTCGTTATCGCCTCTGACCCCGACGCCGACCGCTGCGCCGTAGCAGCCGTTATTGACGGGGACTGGCGGATGCTTACCGGCGACGAACTGGGCACTCTTCTTGGTGACGATGCCCTGCGTCGTGGTCTCGACGGTGTTTACGCCAACTCGGTGGTTTCATCGACCTGTCTGGGACGGATGGCTAAGGCTGCCGGACGCAAGCACCACATGACTTTGACCGGGTTCAAGTGGATCGGCCGTGTACCTGGACTCGTCTTCGGCTATGAGGAAGCCATTGGTTACTGCTGCGATCCTTCCCACGTACCCGACAAGGACGGCATCACCGCCTTGGCAACGATCCTGCGTCTGGTCGGTGAACTCAAGGCCTCCGGCACCACCATCGCCGAACGTCTCGACGAAATCTGGGCCGCCCATGGTCTACACCGCACTTCCCAGCTCGCGGTGCGCGTCACCACCATGTCGATCATCTCCCAGGCCATGGACCGCTTGCGCAACCAGCCCCCCGCAACCCTGCTAGGTGATCGCGTCGATGTCTGCGACCTCGACGATCCCAGCAATGGGTCCGGGCTACCACAGCAGAACGCGATCGAGCTGACCGGACCTCGCGTTCACGTTGTCACTCGTCCCTCAGGCACCGAGCCGAAGCTCAAGTGCTACCTCGAGGTACGCGCAACCCCAGCGGAATCGGCCGCCGATCTGTCAGCCACCAAGGCCCGTCTTGACGCAGACATGACGACCCTACGAGACGAGATGTCCCAGGCTCTCGGAATCTGAGCGTCCCTGCGACCCGGACGATGCGTCCTCGTCAGTAATGACGGGGACGCACGAATGTGTCGGCCTCCCGGCATGCCATAGCGGTGGCCTCAACATGCTTCTTCTTGCCTGTCGGCGTCATCGGCAACTTGTCAACGAAGCGGTAGGCGCGAGGTCGTTTGAACCGGGCCAGGTCCTCACTAGCCAGGCAGTGAGCCTCCAGCTCATCAGCTGTCACTGCAGCAGCGTCAGGATCGGCCACCACGTAGGCAACGACCAGCTGCCCCCATTCCGGATCAGGCAGACCCACCACGATCGACTCCAGGACGCTCGGGTGGGATTCCAGCACGGACTCCACCTGGGTTGGGAACACGTTCTCACCACCGCTGATAATCATCTCGTCTTTACGTCCGACGATGGTGACGAACTCATGCTCGTCCCAAGTCGCGAGGTCACCCGGGTAGAACCATCCGGCATGGAACTTCGGATCCTTCGAGCCAGTCTCGCCGGAGTAGGACATACCGCACTTGGGACTGCGCATCGCGACCTCACCGACCTCAACGCCGTCCTTGGCGGCCAGCTCGTCGGGCTCAGCGATACGGTCGTCAAAAACCTTGACCACCTCGACGTCGTCATCAGTGCTGGCCCGACCAGCTGTACCAGCCATTCCCGGCAGATCGAAGGGACGCAGGAAGGTGTTCCAGAAGGTCTCAGTGGTGCCGTACCCGTTCGAGATATTGGGGGTGAGAACCTCCATATACCGCCGGGCCGAACCGGCGTCGAGTGGAGATCCCATAGTGACGATGCCCTTCAATCCCGACAGGTCACGCGCATTTTTCTCCTGGGCGCGGGCCAGACGCTCCAGGGCCGTCGGTGCGCCGATGAGGAAGGTGATTTGGTAACGGCCCACCCAGTCGAGCACGGTGTCGGCGTCGAACTCGCGCATCGGCACCACTGATCCCCCGACGTAGAAGGTGGGGTTAGGACCGCCAGAGTGCAGGCCACCACGGTGGAACCACGGGGTCATGTTAAGGGTGCGGTCTTGTGGAGTGAGCGGGAAATGCATGATGACATCGTGCGCACTCATGACCTCCACGAAGGACGGCAGCGGGACACCTTTCGGCAGGCCGGTCGTCCCTGAGGTGTAGAGACGGATGACCTCGTCGTAGGTGCTGAGATTCGACGGACGATCCGGGGCCCTTCCATCGGCCTGGGACAAAGCGGTGTCGAAGTCGACGGCGCCGTCGGGCAGGTCCGGTGAGGTGCCAGCCGGAGCCACCTGGATGAGCGAGGGTGTCGGGGTCTCGCGCTCCGGAGCGACCTCCTCAAGTGCCGGCAGCACTCGAGAAGTGACCTCGGCGTCGTAGACCAGCACCTTGGGGCGGGCATCACGCAGGGCACAGGCCAACTCGCCGGGAGCGAGCCGACAGTTGAGGACAGTTCCCACCGCCCCCAGACGGTGAGCGGCAAGATAGCAGATCGCGAACTGCGAGGTGTTGAACAGTTCGAAGGCGAACGTGTCCCCGGGACCGACACCATGCTGGGAGAGCACGACGGCGAAGCGTTCGACGTCGGCGGCCAGTTCGCGATAGGTCCAGCTGCGATCGGCCACCGGGTCGATCATGGCGGGTGAGTCGCCGAATCGGTGCAGGTTACGCTCCAGCCCTGCCACGTAGGTGAAGTTGTGTTCAACGTATGCGCGCAGCGGCTGCGAATCAAAGCCCATGAAAGAAACCTCTCTGCCAACGTTTAGACGTAATCGCCACGTTACGCCGGTCACGGTCAGCTTCTCAGCGTGGTGGGTGATAAGTGACGCTGGCCTTTGTTTATCGCCCAACCGCGCCGACTCACGCCCGAGGGCTGAGGAGGCTCCCATGGAGCCATGAGAGCATCAGACATTGTGATGCTTGGATGCCCCGCTTTTTCGCAAGGGCCGAGTCGGCGTACGTTCCGGATACGTTCCCGATAGACTCGGCAGCCGTGGCGCGCACGATCATCCTATTGGCAGGACCCTCTGGATCCGGGAAATCCCGTCTCACTCATATGGCGGATTTACCCGAGCTACGCCTCGACGACTTCTACCGAGATCACGACGAACCCGGACTACCCATGGTGCGCGACATGGTCGACTGGGACGACGTCTCCTCCTGGAATCTTCCGGTCGCTGTCGAAGCCCTCGGAGAACTCGCCACCACAGGGCATACCGTCGTCCCTTGCTATGACATCTCACGGTCGCGAGCCGACGGCAACCACGTCGTCGAGGTTGGGGACGCACGGGCAGTCGTTGCGGAGGGAATTTTTGCCCCCGACTTGCTGGAGCCATGTCTGCAGGCGGGCCTCAACGTGCTACCGATCTGGTTGGACCGACCTCGCTGGCTGAACTTTGCCCGGCGTCTCGTCCGAGATTTGCGACAGCACCGTAAGTCTCCACCCGTGCTGATCCGTCGCGGTCTCACTTTATGTCAGGCTGAACCGGCTCTGCGGTCACGAGCGATCGTCATGGGATTTCAGCCTATGAGTATGAGGCGAGCAAGTACCACTGTCGCCGCTCTGATGGGCTGAACGTAGGAGAGGTTTTCAACCTTTTGGTCGATGCCGATGGACCATCGCCTTCGTAATGTCGACAAGTCGAAAGGAATGCCGTGTCAGACGCCAGCTCCGCCGCCACTGCGGCCCAGCCCTTCCCCGGGCGCTGGAAAGCCCTCGCCATCCTCGCCGCAGGGCTCTCCCTCATCATCTTGGATGGCACAATCGTCGGTGTTGCCCTACCGACGATGATTTCGGCCCTCAACCTGAACCTCACCGACGCTCAGTGGGTCAACGCCATATACAACGTCATCTTCGCTGCTCTCCTACTCGGAGCCGGTCGCCTCGGCGACCGAATCGGGCGCCGCACCACCTTCGCGACTGGCGTGGTCCTCTTCGTCGGAGGGTCTCTGCTGGCCGCGACGGCGTCGGGCCCTGGCTCCCTCATCGCCTCGCGTACCGTCCAGGGTGTGGGAGGCGCGCTTGTGTTGCCGTCCACCCTGTCATCAGTGAACTCGCTCTTCCAGGGCAAGGATCGCGCCGCCGCTTTCGGCATCTGGGGCGCCGTCATGAGTGGCATGGCAGCCCTCGGCCCACTGCTGGGCGGAGTCTTGACTGAATACGCGTCATGGCGTTGGATCTTCTGGGTCAACCTTCCGTTGGGACTGCTGGTACTGGCTGGAATTGCCGCATGGGTGCCACAGACTCGCGGCAAACCTGCTGACAAAGGCGTCGACGTCGACGGTGTGCTCACCTCAGCCATCGGCTTTGGCCTGCTCATCTTTGGGCTCATTGAGGCCACCACCCTGGGATGGTGGGATAAGAAAGAAACCTTCAAAATATTCGGGTGGGAATGGCCGGCCAGTTGGTCGATGTCCCCCGTGCCGTGGGCGATCGCTATCGGCCTGGTTTTCATCATGCTATTCATCGCCTGGGAGCATCACCGCGCCAAGGTCGGCCGCGACGCCCTACTCGACCTGACTCTGTTCCGGGTAGGGACGTTCTCCTGGGGTAATCTCACTGCCGCCACGGTGGCCATCGGCGAGTTTTCCCTCACATTCGTGCTACCGCTGTTCCTAGTGAACTCGCTTGGTCTCTCGACGGTGCGTACTGGCATCGTGCTCGCCGCAATGGCCTTGGGAGCATTCTTCTCCGGGGCGTCGGCACGTCACCTAGCCGCGAGGATGGGTGCCACCGGGGTGGTGGTCCTCGGGCTGGCCCTCGAGGTCATCGGCGTCGGGTTGCTGGCCTGGGTCGTCGGTATGCAGGGATCCACCTGGCTGAGTGTTCTTACTCTCATTGTCTACGGTGTTGGGCTCGGCCTGGCCTCGGCCCAACTGACCTCGACGGTGTTGCACGACATTCCTGCCGACCAGTCCGGGGCAGGATCGGCCACCCAATCGACGGTGCGTCAGCTGGGTTCGGCCCTCGGCGCCGCCATCGCCGGGACAGCGCTGGGATCGGCCATGAACCACACCATTCCCGACGCGGTGGCCTCGATTAGCGCAGTACCGACCAGAGTCCTCGACAAGCTCGTTCACACCACTGAGGACTCAGCCGGTTCGGCCATTCCAGGACTTCGCAATGCGTCCCCCAATAGCCCCTTCCTTCGCCCGCTCGGTGAATCCCGCGGTGCCGTCATCAGCAGTCTCGAGACCGGTTTCGCTCACGCAGCAGCGTGGTCGATCGGGTTGTCGTCGCTGTTTCTGGTTATCGGTCTGCTCGGGGCGATCATGGTGAGGCACGAGGCACGCAGGCAGGTCGGCTAGCAGCTCCATAACGGTACCGCCACAGGAGAACAGCTCCTATTCCCAAGTATCTTGCATTCATTTACACCGAAACGTTCCAGTAAATGCAGCAGGCACACTGATCGATTTCCCTCGAGCTGCTGGCGGTCCCAACACATTGCCTCAATTGACAGCACCACTGCCCGACGTCACTTCAACCAAACCCTACCGACGCCGCTGTAGAGGATCGCCAGTGTCGCAGGTGGGAACTATTCTGACGCCAGTCGCTTTCCGCGGATAGGGAAGCAAGAGGGTTAAAGCGGAGGTACAAATGGCGTTGCAGAAATGGCCCAACCGAGGCGCGAGCAACGCCACACCGGCAGACTTCATGTCGACCCGGAGGACTCAGCGTCGGTCCTTCTTCGTCCCCTCCCCCTCGCAGATCGCCGAGCCGAGTTTCGTCGCGGTGGACTTCGAGACAGCCAACCGAATGGGCGGAGTATCGGCCTGCCAGGTGGCCATGGTGAAGGTGCTTGACGGACAGATCGTCGACAGGTTAAACACCCTGATCCGTCCGCCCAAAGGGTGGGACTCGTTTGAGTTCACCTATCTGCATGGCATCTCAGCAGCCGACGTCGCGGACGCCCCCGGCTGGATCAACATTGCCGACACCGTCTCCCACTTTGTGGATGGGGCGACCGTATACGCCCACAACGCCGCTTTCGACTCCCGGGTGTGGCGACAGCTCGACGAGCACTTCGGCACCACCACCCTGCCCGCACCGTTCTTCTGCTCTTACCGGACAGCGCAGCGCCTCATCCCGGGGTTACCCAACTACAAGCTCCCCACGGTGCTTCACGCTTGTGCCCCGAACTACCAGCTCAACCATCATCGAGCCGACTCCGACGCCGAAGCCTGCGCCCTCATCGTCTGCGAGTTACAGAGACGGGCGCAGACAAGCTGACTTACTGCGGGTTGACCGGGGCCCATTGCGGACCGGTCTGGGCGAGCTTAGCGTCAAGCTTCCGGAAGATGGGCGAAGGTTTGGACAGCGGAGTACCTACCGCGATTTCATGACGGCCCCATGACGCCTGCTCGGTGGCGTAATCCCCCATGAGGATCGGTGCCCCATCGGTCTCAATGAGCTCAGGCTGGGCCGCCCACACACCCTCGCCACCAAGGGCCTCATAAATCTTCTGCGCCGAATGAGGCATGAACGGGGTCATCATGGTGTTAACGTCACTCACGACCTGCAAAGCCACATGCAGCACGGTGTCACGGCGCTCAGGGTTGTCCTTGAGTTTCCAGGGTTCCTCAGCAGAGATATAGGCATTAGCTAGCCCAACGATCCTCATCGCCTCAGTAATGGCAGCCTTGAATCTGGCGTGGGCAAGCAACCCGCCCACGGTGTCAAACCCAGTAGCAGCGGCATCCAGCAACTCACGGTCAGCGTCTGTCAGCTCACCAGCAGCCGGAATCTCGTGGCAATTC
Protein-coding regions in this window:
- a CDS encoding purine-nucleoside phosphorylase, with the protein product MTSPEFTDPQAIARNAADAIRSRLSLTSVDMGLVLGSGWSAGVDRLGTTLGRIPLSELPGFFAPVVAGHGGDLVAVALPSGKTAVVLTGRTHFYEGRGVEPVVHGVRTVAALGATTMILTNGCGGLDPSWGPGTIVAIRDHINLTGATPLRGATFIDMSTAWTPRLLEVTERVAPGTPTGVYAQFRGPQYETPAEVRMARTIGADLVGMSTALEAIAAREAGLDLLGLSLVTNHAAGVTDAPLDHAEVIAAGKQAAPRLASLLADITAAI
- a CDS encoding phospho-sugar mutase, giving the protein MTTTRPERLSPELVAEVQSWLDQDPDEATRTELSDLLVRAQSGEAEAIAAVKSAFAGPLTFGTAGLRAALGPGPSRMNRVVVQRAAAGFASWLRSHSSRGGTVVIGFDARHNSDVFARDTAEIMAGAGFHALLADSPIPTPVTAFAIKHYGAVAGIMVTASHNPPADNGYKVYLGDGSQIVPPTDAEIAHEIEVVSEEPVGAIARGDDIEFIGDELIDAYVCRAAKLTTANPDVTWVYTAMHGVGTRVVRRLVEKAGLPEFIGVTEQLNPDPDFPTVAFPNPEEPGAIDLAIAQARKHDADVVIASDPDADRCAVAAVIDGDWRMLTGDELGTLLGDDALRRGLDGVYANSVVSSTCLGRMAKAAGRKHHMTLTGFKWIGRVPGLVFGYEEAIGYCCDPSHVPDKDGITALATILRLVGELKASGTTIAERLDEIWAAHGLHRTSQLAVRVTTMSIISQAMDRLRNQPPATLLGDRVDVCDLDDPSNGSGLPQQNAIELTGPRVHVVTRPSGTEPKLKCYLEVRATPAESAADLSATKARLDADMTTLRDEMSQALGI
- a CDS encoding class I adenylate-forming enzyme family protein, whose amino-acid sequence is MGASSALGRESARLGDKQRPASLITHHAEKLTVTGVTWRLRLNVGREVSFMGFDSQPLRAYVEHNFTYVAGLERNLHRFGDSPAMIDPVADRSWTYRELAADVERFAVVLSQHGVGPGDTFAFELFNTSQFAICYLAAHRLGAVGTVLNCRLAPGELACALRDARPKVLVYDAEVTSRVLPALEEVAPERETPTPSLIQVAPAGTSPDLPDGAVDFDTALSQADGRAPDRPSNLSTYDEVIRLYTSGTTGLPKGVPLPSFVEVMSAHDVIMHFPLTPQDRTLNMTPWFHRGGLHSGGPNPTFYVGGSVVPMREFDADTVLDWVGRYQITFLIGAPTALERLARAQEKNARDLSGLKGIVTMGSPLDAGSARRYMEVLTPNISNGYGTTETFWNTFLRPFDLPGMAGTAGRASTDDDVEVVKVFDDRIAEPDELAAKDGVEVGEVAMRSPKCGMSYSGETGSKDPKFHAGWFYPGDLATWDEHEFVTIVGRKDEMIISGGENVFPTQVESVLESHPSVLESIVVGLPDPEWGQLVVAYVVADPDAAAVTADELEAHCLASEDLARFKRPRAYRFVDKLPMTPTGKKKHVEATAMACREADTFVRPRHY
- a CDS encoding uridine kinase; amino-acid sequence: MPRFFARAESAYVPDTFPIDSAAVARTIILLAGPSGSGKSRLTHMADLPELRLDDFYRDHDEPGLPMVRDMVDWDDVSSWNLPVAVEALGELATTGHTVVPCYDISRSRADGNHVVEVGDARAVVAEGIFAPDLLEPCLQAGLNVLPIWLDRPRWLNFARRLVRDLRQHRKSPPVLIRRGLTLCQAEPALRSRAIVMGFQPMSMRRASTTVAALMG
- a CDS encoding MFS transporter, which encodes MSDASSAATAAQPFPGRWKALAILAAGLSLIILDGTIVGVALPTMISALNLNLTDAQWVNAIYNVIFAALLLGAGRLGDRIGRRTTFATGVVLFVGGSLLAATASGPGSLIASRTVQGVGGALVLPSTLSSVNSLFQGKDRAAAFGIWGAVMSGMAALGPLLGGVLTEYASWRWIFWVNLPLGLLVLAGIAAWVPQTRGKPADKGVDVDGVLTSAIGFGLLIFGLIEATTLGWWDKKETFKIFGWEWPASWSMSPVPWAIAIGLVFIMLFIAWEHHRAKVGRDALLDLTLFRVGTFSWGNLTAATVAIGEFSLTFVLPLFLVNSLGLSTVRTGIVLAAMALGAFFSGASARHLAARMGATGVVVLGLALEVIGVGLLAWVVGMQGSTWLSVLTLIVYGVGLGLASAQLTSTVLHDIPADQSGAGSATQSTVRQLGSALGAAIAGTALGSAMNHTIPDAVASISAVPTRVLDKLVHTTEDSAGSAIPGLRNASPNSPFLRPLGESRGAVISSLETGFAHAAAWSIGLSSLFLVIGLLGAIMVRHEARRQVG
- a CDS encoding 3'-5' exonuclease, which translates into the protein MALQKWPNRGASNATPADFMSTRRTQRRSFFVPSPSQIAEPSFVAVDFETANRMGGVSACQVAMVKVLDGQIVDRLNTLIRPPKGWDSFEFTYLHGISAADVADAPGWINIADTVSHFVDGATVYAHNAAFDSRVWRQLDEHFGTTTLPAPFFCSYRTAQRLIPGLPNYKLPTVLHACAPNYQLNHHRADSDAEACALIVCELQRRAQTS